Proteins encoded within one genomic window of Planctomycetota bacterium:
- a CDS encoding universal stress protein produces MAKPPVNHILVLVDGTEASFHAADRAIELARALGARLTALAVVDTETLRQLLNVKILVDAEMGEFEKELEESARRQLAEVRERALDQKVVIEEVLITGSVETVVPKEVQDRGVDLIALGGFQSTKITRDLVARQHQQ; encoded by the coding sequence ATGGCTAAACCGCCCGTCAACCACATCCTCGTCCTCGTCGATGGCACGGAGGCGTCCTTCCATGCCGCCGACAGGGCCATTGAACTCGCGCGCGCGCTGGGGGCTCGCCTCACGGCCCTCGCCGTCGTTGACACCGAGACGCTGCGGCAACTGTTGAACGTGAAGATCCTCGTCGATGCTGAAATGGGAGAGTTCGAAAAGGAACTCGAGGAAAGCGCCCGCCGTCAACTCGCCGAAGTCCGCGAACGCGCCCTCGACCAGAAAGTCGTCATTGAGGAGGTGCTCATCACCGGCAGCGTCGAGACGGTCGTCCCGAAAGAGGTCCAGGATCGCGGCGTGGACCTCATCGCCCTGGGCGGCTTCCAGTCCACCAAAATCACGCGCGACCTGGTGGCGCGCCAGCACCAGCAAAT
- a CDS encoding V-type ATP synthase subunit B produces MSNKLPDIQDHGLQYVGAWRIDGPLVVVERVRNVGYDELVEIIGPDGRPRLGRVLDISDAAAVIQVFQGTEGLSNRDTRVRFLGESLRLPVSRRMLGRIFDGLGRPADGGPPPLSADRRDINGLPINPQARRYPREFIQTGLSAIDGMNSLVRGQKLPIFSGNGLPHDRIAAQIIRQARLLEKRVEFSIVFAAMGVKHDVADFFVRNFEDSGALARSAMFLSLADAPSVERLLTPRVALTLAEHLAFDENQHVLVLMTDMTNYCESLREVGTARGEIPGRKGYPGYLYSDLAGIYERAGRIGESEGSITQMAILTMPADDISHPVPDLTGYITEGQIVLERDLFQRGIYPPIAGLPSLSRLMKDGVGKGQTRDDHAALASQLFAGYAHVKRVRGLADVIGEEELGLLDKQYLEFGDAFERRFLSQGEYENRSIEQTLEIGWDVLSMLPRDELHRLSEELLNRHYRDPLAVRLAATRRGARTDG; encoded by the coding sequence GTGTCGAACAAGTTGCCGGACATTCAGGACCACGGGCTCCAATACGTCGGCGCCTGGCGCATCGACGGGCCGCTCGTCGTCGTCGAGCGGGTCCGCAACGTGGGATACGACGAACTCGTGGAAATCATCGGGCCCGACGGCCGGCCTCGCCTCGGACGCGTCCTCGACATCTCCGACGCCGCCGCCGTCATCCAGGTCTTCCAGGGCACCGAGGGCCTCTCGAACCGGGATACCCGCGTCCGGTTCCTCGGCGAAAGCCTGCGCCTGCCGGTCTCGCGCCGGATGCTCGGACGGATCTTCGACGGCCTGGGCCGGCCCGCCGACGGCGGACCGCCGCCCCTCTCCGCCGACCGCCGCGACATCAACGGCCTGCCCATTAATCCCCAAGCCCGCCGATACCCCCGCGAGTTCATCCAGACGGGCCTGTCGGCCATCGACGGCATGAACTCGCTCGTGCGCGGGCAGAAACTGCCGATCTTTTCGGGCAACGGCTTGCCGCACGATCGCATCGCCGCCCAGATCATCCGCCAGGCGAGGCTCCTGGAGAAGCGGGTCGAGTTTTCCATCGTCTTCGCCGCCATGGGCGTCAAGCACGACGTCGCCGACTTCTTCGTCCGGAACTTCGAGGACTCGGGGGCCCTGGCGCGCTCCGCCATGTTCCTCTCGCTGGCCGATGCCCCGAGCGTCGAGCGGCTCCTGACGCCGAGAGTCGCACTCACCCTGGCCGAGCACCTCGCCTTCGACGAGAACCAGCATGTCCTCGTCCTCATGACCGACATGACGAACTACTGCGAGTCCCTGCGGGAGGTCGGGACGGCCCGCGGCGAAATCCCCGGACGAAAAGGATACCCGGGGTACCTCTACTCGGACCTCGCGGGCATCTACGAACGCGCCGGCCGCATCGGAGAATCCGAGGGCTCCATCACCCAGATGGCCATCCTCACGATGCCCGCCGACGACATCAGCCACCCCGTCCCCGACCTGACGGGTTACATCACCGAGGGCCAGATCGTTCTGGAACGGGACCTTTTCCAGCGCGGCATCTATCCGCCGATCGCCGGCCTGCCCAGCCTTTCAAGGCTGATGAAGGACGGCGTCGGCAAAGGCCAAACGCGCGACGACCATGCGGCCTTGGCGAGCCAACTGTTCGCCGGCTACGCCCATGTGAAACGCGTCCGTGGACTGGCGGACGTCATCGGCGAGGAAGAACTCGGACTCCTGGACAAACAATACCTGGAGTTCGGCGACGCGTTCGAGCGACGGTTCCTCAGCCAGGGCGAGTACGAGAACCGCTCCATTGAACAGACGCTCGAGATCGGCTGGGACGTCCTCTCGATGCTCCCGCGCGATGAACTCCATCGCCTCAGCGAGGAACTCCTGAACCGGCATTACCGCGACCCGTTAGCCGTACGCTTAGCCGCGACCCGAAGGGGAGCGCGTACCGATGGCTAA
- a CDS encoding V-type ATP synthase subunit D — MAKLNVPPTKSSYLALRRQLDFAREGFDLLDQKRQILTFELMSRLGRARDAERRVAESLARAYAALAEAILEIGSDAMDRATLAVRLQHEADLKDQPLMGIRVPAVSVRTEPPSAQFGVVGTSAHTDITMQRFAEILRLVGELAELENAVLRLARELKKTQRRTNALSKIFIPNYTQTCSYIVSSLEDRERESFVILRMIKDRLAAAFERGMSHG, encoded by the coding sequence ATGGCTAAACTCAACGTGCCGCCCACCAAGTCCAGTTACCTGGCGCTCAGGCGCCAACTGGACTTTGCGCGCGAAGGGTTCGACCTGCTGGATCAGAAGCGCCAGATTCTGACGTTCGAACTCATGAGCCGCCTCGGCCGCGCACGCGACGCCGAACGCCGCGTCGCCGAGTCTCTCGCCCGCGCCTACGCCGCCCTCGCCGAAGCGATCCTGGAGATAGGCTCCGACGCCATGGACCGGGCGACCCTCGCCGTCCGCCTTCAGCACGAGGCCGACCTGAAGGACCAGCCGCTGATGGGCATCCGCGTGCCGGCGGTCAGCGTGCGCACCGAGCCGCCGAGCGCGCAGTTCGGCGTGGTCGGCACGAGCGCCCACACCGACATCACCATGCAGCGATTTGCCGAGATCCTGCGCCTCGTCGGAGAACTCGCGGAACTCGAAAACGCAGTGCTCCGGCTGGCCCGGGAACTTAAGAAAACCCAGCGCCGCACGAATGCGCTCTCGAAAATCTTCATCCCGAACTACACACAGACCTGTTCCTACATCGTCTCGAGCCTGGAAGACCGCGAACGCGAGTCGTTCGTCATCCTCCGCATGATCAAGGACCGCCTCGCCGCCGCGTTCGAAAGGGGCATGAGCCATGGCTAA